One Helicoverpa zea isolate HzStark_Cry1AcR chromosome 11, ilHelZeax1.1, whole genome shotgun sequence genomic window carries:
- the LOC124634388 gene encoding uncharacterized protein LOC124634388: MLKKIESDKQCDADDEDTSFEASKGDSDIVNENKIEHAANVVATSTPEKVTDELQKNRPESSLIGQGDEELDIRQNELTKSTSMFINHLFDMSDVERVVICDETEIVHSTAEPSELLTEAMNKIMESYVNTALAMTIEQPLQSIAGALPVERSSSPEQSDYSFLTDAYAEDIDRDIAFYIRDDGAGDTDRNFAASHLVPAVQIRELTDEIPEKLVESNDVARYENAYLTLNRDYDQNSEDEVDPILEDPKGMTLQEVELMTANTSDENLSNRQEEEPETCPKMKELAATSAISAAASGSKKSSLVSRCRSQGARLLACIRGWWRRRTPGKRKENRIPFAARGLCPLSPDARRRAASLLDQRLLRSPSPTRAVVWKFNTVNEALVQSSRWKEYTFDVKPDECGEY, translated from the exons ATGttgaaaaaaattgaaagtGATAAACAATGCGACGCTGATGATGAAGATACATCGTTCGAGGCGTCAAAGGGCGACAGTGACATCGTGAATGAAAATAAGATAGAGCATGCTGCCAATGTAGTTGCTACATCGACGCCGGAAAAAGTTACAG atgaattacaaaaaaataggcCAGAGTCTAGTTTGATTGGTCAAGGAGACGAAGAACTTGATATT CGTCAGAACGAGTTAACCAAATCAACATCGATGTTTATCAATCATCTTTTTGACATGAGTGATGTTGAAAGGGTTGTAATATGCGACGAGACCGAAATTGTGCATAGTACTGCTGAGCCCAGTGAACTTCTTACTGAagcaatgaataaaataatggaGTCTTATGTAAACACTGCGTTGGCTATGACAATAGAACAGCCATTGCAATCGATAGCTGGTGCATTGCCGGTAGAAAGATCTTCGAGTCCGGAGCAATCGGACTACTCATTTTTGACAGACGCTTATGCCGAGGATATTGACAGAGATATAGCGTTTTACATACGAGATGATGGTGCTGGTGATACCGATAGAAACTTTGCAGCGTCTCATCTGGTTCCTGCTGTACAAATAAGAGAG cTTACTGATGAAATACCAGAAAAATTGGTGGAGAGCAATGATGTCGCTCGATATGAAAATGCTTACTTAACTTTAAATC GTGACTATGACCAAAATTCAGAAGATGAAGTTGACCCAATTTTAGAGGATCCAAAAGGTATGACTCTACAAGAAGTGGAGTTAATGACTGCCAATACATCCGATGAAAACTTATCAAATCGTCAAGAGGAAGAACCAGAAACTTGT CCAAAAATGAAGGAGTTAGCAGCAACGTCAGCGATTTCTGCAGCGGCAAGCGGATCAAAAAAAAGTTCATTGGTCAGTAGGTGTCGCTCTCAAGGCGCCAGACTTCTGGCTTGTATCCGAGGATGGTGGCGACGTAGGACACCTGGGAAACGCAAG GAAAATCGTATTCCGTTTGCTGCACGCGGATTATGTCCCTTATCTCCGGACGCAAGGCGTCgagctgccagtcttttggatCAACGCCTCCTGAGGTCCCCCTCACCGACTCGTGCAGTTGTATGGAAGTTCAATACAGTGAACGAAGCCCTCGTTCAATCTTCTCGATGGAAGGAATATACTTTTGACGTAAAACCTGACGAATGCGGCGAGTACTAA
- the LOC124634389 gene encoding myosin light chain 1 isoform X1, with protein sequence MSDLSKNDVERASFAFSIYDFDGSGKVDAFNLGDILRALNSNPTLATIEKLGGTKKKGEKQLTLDEFLPIYSQAKKDKDQGQYEDFLECLKLYDKNENGLMLGAELTHTLLALGEKLEDNEVAEVTKDCMDPEDDDGMIPYAPFLKKVMA encoded by the exons ATG AGCGACCTCAGCAAGAACGACGTTGAAA GGGCATCCTTCGCCTTCTCCATCTACGACTTCGATGGCTCCGGCAAGGTCGACGCCTTCAACCTCGGAGACATCCTGAGGGCACTTAACTCCAACCCCACATTGGCCACCATCGAGAAGCTCGGTGGTACCAAGAAGAAGGGCGAGAAGCAGCTCACT CTTGACGAGTTCCTTCCCATCTACAGCCAAGCAAAGAAAGACAAAGACCAGGGTCAGTACGAGGACTTCTTGGAATGTCTGAAACTGTACGACAAGAACGAGAACGGTCTGATGCTTGGCGCCGAGCTTACACACACTCTCCTTGCGTTAG GTGAGAAACTGGAAGATAACGAAGTCGCTGAAGTCACAAAGGACTGCATGGACCCTGAAGATGACGATGGCATGATCCCCTATGCAC CATTCCTGAAGAAGGTGATGGCGTAG